Proteins co-encoded in one Deinococcus arcticus genomic window:
- the aroA gene encoding 3-phosphoshikimate 1-carboxyvinyltransferase, whose protein sequence is MDGLPEKFDVIVYPAAELRGEVRAQPSKNYTTRYLLAAALAPGETRVVGAATSEDAQALLRCLADWGAGIERLGEDVVVRGFGARPRPGMTLNPGNAGAVARFLMGVAALTEDTTFVTDHSDSLGRRPQGDLLEALVRLGARVRSEEGRLPVTISGPVRGGPVEVSAERSSQYASALMFLGPLLPGGLEVRLTGNIKSHAPLRQTLDTLWAFGVQASASEDLSRVTIPGGQTYRAGRVPVPGDYPGSAALLAAAATRPGEVRLSNLREEDLQGEREAVAVLREMGAAIAREGDTLTVHGGAPLRAVTRDGDGFTDAVQALTAAAALAQGTSTWENVATLRLKECDRISDTRRELQRLGLQASETGDSLSVTGAPGVAGGVTADGHGDHRMIMLLTILGLSARAPLRIAGAHHIRKSYPHFFRHLEALGARFEYPEATRS, encoded by the coding sequence TGATCGTGTACCCCGCCGCCGAGTTGCGCGGCGAGGTCCGGGCGCAGCCCAGCAAGAACTACACCACGCGCTACCTGTTGGCGGCGGCGCTGGCGCCGGGTGAGACGCGAGTGGTGGGGGCGGCCACCAGCGAGGACGCGCAGGCCCTGCTGCGCTGTCTGGCCGACTGGGGCGCCGGAATAGAGCGCCTAGGTGAGGACGTGGTGGTGCGCGGCTTCGGGGCGCGGCCCCGGCCCGGCATGACGCTCAACCCGGGCAACGCGGGGGCCGTGGCCCGCTTTCTGATGGGTGTGGCGGCCCTGACCGAGGACACCACCTTCGTGACCGACCACTCGGACTCGCTGGGGCGGCGCCCGCAGGGGGACCTGCTCGAAGCGCTCGTGCGGCTGGGCGCGCGGGTGCGCAGCGAGGAGGGGCGGCTGCCCGTCACCATCAGCGGGCCGGTGCGCGGGGGGCCCGTGGAGGTCAGTGCCGAGCGGTCCAGTCAGTACGCCAGCGCCCTGATGTTCCTGGGGCCGCTGCTGCCCGGCGGTCTGGAGGTGCGCCTGACCGGGAACATCAAGAGCCACGCGCCGCTGCGCCAGACCCTGGACACCCTCTGGGCGTTCGGGGTGCAGGCCAGCGCCAGTGAGGACCTGAGCCGCGTGACCATTCCTGGCGGCCAGACCTACCGCGCCGGGCGGGTGCCCGTGCCCGGTGACTACCCCGGCAGCGCGGCCCTGCTGGCGGCGGCGGCTACCCGTCCGGGTGAGGTGCGGCTGTCCAACCTGCGCGAGGAGGACCTGCAGGGCGAGCGCGAGGCCGTGGCAGTGCTGCGCGAGATGGGCGCGGCCATTGCCCGGGAGGGCGACACCCTGACGGTGCACGGCGGCGCGCCCCTGCGGGCGGTCACGCGCGACGGCGACGGCTTTACCGACGCGGTGCAGGCCCTGACGGCCGCCGCCGCGCTGGCCCAGGGCACCAGCACCTGGGAGAACGTGGCCACCCTGCGCCTGAAGGAATGCGACCGCATCTCCGACACCCGGCGCGAGCTGCAGCGCCTAGGCCTGCAGGCCAGCGAGACCGGCGACAGCCTGAGCGTCACGGGTGCGCCCGGGGTGGCCGGGGGCGTGACAGCCGACGGCCACGGCGACCACCGCATGATCATGCTGCTGACCATCCTGGGGCTCAGCGCCCGCGCGCCCCTTCGCATTGCGGGGGCCCACCACATCCGCAAGAGTTACCCGCACTTCTTCCGGCACCTCGAAGCCCTGGGCGCCCGCTTCGAGTACCCGGAAGCCACCCGCAGCTGA
- a CDS encoding 3-hydroxyacyl-CoA dehydrogenase/enoyl-CoA hydratase family protein, which yields MKIQPYRIQKAAVLGAGVMGAAIAAQLANAGIPVLLLDIVLPDNPDRNVLAKQGIQRALKARPAAFMDPARAALITPGNLEDDLKKLKDVDWVLEAVIEKLDAKRDLWEKVEKVAKKTAIISSNSSGIPMHLQTEGRSEDFQRRFVGAHFFNPPRYLHLLEVIPTPKTDPEVVKAFSTFAETTLGKGVVLANDVPGFVANRIGVYGIVRAMGHMAKTGLSPAEVDELTGPALGRAKSATFRTADLSGLDIIYHVANDLNRATPDDEDFTLTPAFRALVEDKKFLGDKTGSGFYKKTKDEKGKTRILHLNLDTFEYEDRGRVKVAAVEAVKGRPLPERVRALYGAEGKEGDFLRGVMNDGFWYAAKMAGNVSGRLQDIDNALKWGFGWEQGPFETMDTLGVQTVIGNLEAEGRTLPPLLAAMKASGRQKFYEGDETVTPTGEATKYEAPYFILTDLKKDATRVVKKRAGASIVDLGDGVLLAEWHAKMNALGEDQLRTVQDAHKLVQEMGYAGLVVGNQGENFSAGANLPLILSQAQADEWDELDDMVKQFQQVTTSLRFSPHPTVAAPFGLTLGGGAEFTLHADHVVASAELYMGLVEVGVGLIPGGGGTKEMLLRFTDLQQPGQRVGATLLPAVQRAFELIGTAKVSTSALEARGLGFLRATDTVAMNRNHILEEAKRQVLALAPGYVQPTPRQDIPVMGDAAIAAIKSALHGMHQGGYVTDYDLVVSEQLARVLSGGTGNNRAARVSEGHLLDLEREAFLTLLGKKGTQQRIEHMLKTGKPLRN from the coding sequence ATGAAGATTCAGCCCTACCGTATTCAAAAGGCTGCCGTTCTCGGCGCGGGTGTCATGGGCGCTGCCATCGCCGCGCAACTGGCCAACGCCGGGATTCCCGTTCTGCTGCTGGACATCGTGCTGCCGGACAACCCCGACCGGAATGTTCTGGCCAAGCAGGGCATTCAGCGCGCCCTGAAAGCCCGCCCCGCCGCGTTCATGGACCCGGCGCGCGCCGCCCTGATTACGCCCGGCAATCTTGAAGACGATCTGAAGAAACTCAAGGACGTTGACTGGGTGCTGGAAGCGGTGATTGAGAAGCTGGACGCCAAACGCGACCTCTGGGAGAAGGTGGAGAAGGTGGCCAAGAAGACGGCCATCATCTCCAGCAACTCGTCGGGCATTCCCATGCACCTCCAGACCGAGGGCCGCAGCGAGGACTTCCAGCGCCGCTTCGTGGGCGCGCACTTTTTTAACCCCCCGCGCTACCTGCACCTGCTGGAAGTCATTCCCACGCCCAAGACCGACCCCGAGGTCGTGAAGGCCTTCAGCACCTTTGCCGAAACCACGCTGGGCAAGGGCGTGGTGCTGGCCAACGACGTGCCCGGCTTTGTGGCCAACCGCATTGGCGTGTACGGCATCGTGCGCGCCATGGGGCATATGGCGAAAACTGGCCTGAGCCCCGCCGAGGTGGACGAACTGACCGGCCCCGCCCTGGGCCGCGCCAAGAGTGCGACCTTCCGCACGGCCGATCTGTCGGGCCTGGACATCATTTACCACGTGGCCAACGACCTGAATCGGGCCACGCCCGACGACGAGGACTTTACCCTGACCCCCGCCTTCCGCGCGCTGGTGGAAGACAAGAAGTTCCTGGGCGACAAGACCGGCAGCGGCTTTTACAAGAAGACCAAGGACGAGAAGGGTAAGACCAGGATCCTGCACCTGAATCTGGACACCTTCGAGTACGAGGACCGGGGCCGCGTGAAGGTGGCCGCCGTGGAGGCCGTGAAGGGGAGGCCCCTGCCCGAGCGCGTGCGGGCCCTGTACGGCGCCGAGGGCAAGGAGGGCGACTTCCTGCGCGGCGTCATGAACGACGGCTTCTGGTACGCCGCCAAGATGGCCGGGAACGTCAGCGGTCGCCTGCAGGACATTGACAACGCCCTGAAGTGGGGCTTTGGCTGGGAGCAGGGCCCCTTCGAGACGATGGACACCCTGGGCGTGCAGACGGTCATTGGGAACCTGGAAGCTGAAGGGCGCACCCTGCCCCCGCTGCTGGCCGCCATGAAGGCCAGTGGTCGCCAGAAGTTCTACGAGGGCGACGAAACCGTGACCCCCACGGGCGAGGCCACGAAATACGAGGCGCCGTACTTCATCCTGACGGACCTGAAGAAAGACGCCACCAGGGTGGTCAAGAAGCGCGCAGGCGCGAGCATCGTGGACCTGGGCGACGGGGTGCTGCTGGCCGAGTGGCACGCCAAGATGAACGCCCTGGGCGAGGACCAGCTGCGCACCGTGCAGGACGCCCACAAGCTCGTGCAGGAGATGGGCTACGCGGGGCTGGTGGTGGGCAACCAGGGCGAGAATTTCAGCGCCGGGGCCAACCTGCCGCTCATTCTCTCGCAGGCGCAGGCCGATGAATGGGACGAGCTGGACGACATGGTCAAGCAGTTCCAGCAGGTCACGACCAGCCTGCGCTTCAGCCCGCACCCCACGGTGGCGGCCCCCTTCGGCCTCACCCTGGGCGGCGGCGCTGAATTCACCCTGCACGCCGACCACGTGGTCGCCAGCGCCGAGCTGTACATGGGCCTCGTGGAAGTGGGCGTGGGCCTGATCCCGGGCGGCGGCGGCACCAAGGAAATGCTGCTGCGCTTCACTGACCTGCAGCAGCCCGGCCAGCGTGTGGGCGCCACCCTGCTGCCCGCCGTGCAGCGCGCCTTTGAGCTGATCGGCACCGCCAAGGTAAGCACCAGCGCCCTGGAAGCGCGGGGCCTGGGCTTCCTGCGCGCCACCGACACCGTGGCCATGAACAGGAACCACATCCTGGAGGAAGCCAAGCGGCAGGTGCTGGCCCTGGCCCCGGGCTACGTGCAGCCCACCCCCCGCCAGGACATTCCCGTGATGGGCGACGCGGCGATTGCGGCCATCAAGAGCGCCCTGCACGGCATGCACCAGGGCGGCTACGTGACCGACTACGACCTCGTGGTCTCTGAACAGCTGGCGCGTGTGCTGTCGGGCGGCACCGGCAACAACCGCGCGGCCAGGGTCAGCGAGGGGCACCTGCTGGACCTGGAACGCGAGGCGTTCCTGACCCTGCTAGGCAAGAAGGGCACGCAGCAGCGCATTGAGCACATGCTCAAGACGGGCAAGCCGCTCAGGAACTGA
- a CDS encoding GGDEF domain-containing protein, with amino-acid sequence MKSVLSPLSAVLLGVAALYSALLLGLRLGAQDSHAVDVLYLLILLLCAAVAWQAFARARGAARRVLGWGVLSLSALAAGEAAWVLLFDLPGREAPDLSVADAGYLLYYVGLLGLLLLGPGRGRNPAALLDSLTVGLVMAQVSWVLAVVPLLQDPGSTVVFRALNLGYVGLDIVMLVLVLFTLRQPLSFTRWPLLLGLLAYVVADLLYFNLGRLYQPRGPIDLLWAWGAAGQALGIVWLASPGALSAGVDRAGPRRASARLDTVLRALPYAAVLTSCALLVLYGPQNTLTGRGVVLLTAAVFGVVTLRQALSHAESLRLNRQLRAQAEELRLSQAQMEHRAFHDGLTGLLNRAGFYRALRAALPGGAAVLLLDLDGFKPVNDAHGHAAGDEVLRVVAQRLAACGAPHFQAARLGGDEFALLGPASQSPQAAQALAERVVAAVAEPVTLSGGAQVQVTGSVGLARMDGTGASEDSLVRQADAAMYRAKRAGGGRSAALVRVPGEAAC; translated from the coding sequence ATGAAGAGTGTTCTGTCGCCATTATCTGCCGTGCTGCTGGGCGTGGCCGCCCTGTACAGCGCGCTGCTGCTGGGCCTGCGCCTGGGGGCCCAGGACAGCCACGCTGTGGACGTGCTGTATCTGCTGATCCTGCTGCTGTGTGCGGCGGTGGCTTGGCAGGCGTTCGCGCGGGCGCGGGGCGCGGCGCGCCGGGTGCTGGGCTGGGGTGTCCTGAGCCTCTCGGCGCTGGCGGCGGGCGAGGCCGCCTGGGTGCTGCTGTTTGACCTGCCGGGGCGGGAGGCGCCGGACCTCTCGGTGGCCGACGCCGGGTACCTGCTGTATTACGTGGGCCTGCTGGGCCTGCTTTTGCTGGGCCCGGGGCGCGGGCGCAACCCGGCGGCGCTGCTGGACAGCCTGACAGTGGGGCTGGTGATGGCCCAGGTGTCGTGGGTGCTGGCCGTGGTGCCGCTGCTGCAGGACCCGGGCAGCACGGTGGTGTTCCGCGCGCTGAACCTGGGGTATGTGGGCCTGGACATCGTGATGCTGGTGCTGGTGCTGTTCACGCTGCGCCAGCCGCTGTCCTTCACGCGCTGGCCGCTGCTGCTGGGCCTGCTGGCCTACGTGGTGGCCGACCTGCTGTATTTCAATCTGGGCCGCCTGTACCAGCCGCGCGGTCCCATTGACCTGCTGTGGGCCTGGGGCGCGGCGGGGCAGGCCCTGGGCATCGTGTGGCTGGCCTCGCCGGGCGCGCTGTCTGCCGGGGTGGACCGCGCCGGGCCCCGGCGGGCCAGCGCGCGGCTGGACACGGTGCTGCGCGCCCTGCCCTACGCGGCGGTGCTGACCTCGTGTGCGCTGCTGGTGCTGTACGGCCCGCAGAACACCCTGACCGGCCGGGGCGTGGTGCTGCTGACGGCGGCTGTGTTCGGGGTGGTCACGCTGCGCCAGGCCCTGTCGCATGCCGAGAGCCTGAGGCTCAACCGGCAGTTGCGCGCCCAGGCCGAGGAACTGCGCCTCAGTCAGGCGCAGATGGAGCACCGCGCCTTTCACGATGGCCTGACGGGGCTGCTCAACCGCGCGGGCTTTTACCGCGCGTTGCGGGCGGCGCTGCCCGGCGGCGCGGCGGTGCTGCTGCTGGACCTGGACGGCTTCAAGCCGGTGAACGACGCCCACGGCCACGCGGCGGGCGACGAGGTGCTGCGGGTGGTGGCGCAGCGGCTGGCGGCCTGCGGCGCGCCCCACTTCCAGGCCGCGCGGCTGGGCGGCGACGAGTTCGCCCTGCTGGGCCCGGCCAGCCAGAGCCCCCAGGCAGCGCAGGCGCTGGCCGAGCGGGTGGTGGCGGCGGTGGCCGAGCCTGTCACGCTGTCCGGCGGCGCGCAGGTGCAGGTGACCGGTTCGGTGGGGCTGGCGCGTATGGACGGCACGGGCGCCAGCGAGGACAGCCTCGTGCGTCAGGCCGACGCTGCCATGTACCGCGCCAAGCGTGCGGGCGGGGGCCGCAGCGCCGCGCTGGTGCGGGTGCCGGGCGAGGCGGCATGTTAG
- a CDS encoding four helix bundle protein, producing MADGRTLKTVLNSGGFFPFEDLEVYQLSVEFAAGVYALTAALPSDERFGLTNQIRRAATSVTLNIAEGRGRGTDWDFSRFLTQSRGSLYEVVSGLHLSVRLAYLPAPSTADLNEQARVLAAKLTALITKLGQP from the coding sequence ATGGCAGATGGCAGAACGCTGAAAACCGTGCTGAACTCGGGGGGGTTCTTTCCGTTCGAGGATCTGGAGGTGTATCAGCTGTCCGTGGAGTTTGCGGCAGGGGTCTATGCCTTGACGGCGGCGCTGCCATCTGACGAGCGATTTGGCCTCACGAATCAGATTCGCCGGGCAGCCACATCCGTCACCCTCAACATTGCTGAGGGACGGGGGCGCGGCACAGATTGGGATTTCAGTCGTTTCCTCACCCAGTCCAGAGGCTCTCTGTACGAGGTCGTCAGTGGGCTACATCTGTCGGTGCGGCTGGCCTATCTCCCTGCCCCAAGCACCGCCGATCTGAACGAGCAGGCGCGTGTTCTTGCGGCGAAGCTCACGGCGCTGATCACTAAGCTGGGGCAGCCATGA
- a CDS encoding phosphotransferase family protein has product MAVRRTLPALSPAQLATLLPPAWAGQPVTWLGEGTDHRVYALGEEHVLRCPRWAGGGEALHQEAALLAALAPLLPLPVPEVLDWVEVGPLCPEGGAVARRLPGLPALGRALPQPVEVGRVLGRLLTALHHVPAAAVTLATDHDPGGQDWQDAALADLSMAEAAGLLPEAARWRAVVQAPPPLAVPLVPLHGDFAAEHVLLDAAGLPCGVLDWADAALGDPARDWAGLLHWAQPGLLAAALAVAPQSPALVRRAAWYATCRALGDVAFGLTHHKPAYIQAGQRALRWLAGRSARETGTPTFLPPL; this is encoded by the coding sequence GTGGCTGTAAGGCGCACCCTTCCTGCCCTGAGCCCGGCCCAGCTGGCAACCCTGCTGCCCCCGGCCTGGGCGGGTCAGCCGGTGACGTGGCTGGGCGAGGGCACCGACCACCGCGTGTATGCGCTGGGCGAAGAGCACGTGCTGCGCTGCCCCAGGTGGGCTGGTGGGGGAGAGGCCCTGCACCAAGAGGCGGCCCTGCTGGCGGCGCTGGCCCCGTTGTTGCCATTGCCGGTGCCCGAGGTGCTGGACTGGGTGGAGGTGGGCCCGCTGTGCCCGGAAGGCGGCGCGGTAGCGCGGCGGCTGCCGGGTCTGCCGGCCCTGGGCAGGGCCCTGCCGCAGCCCGTCGAGGTGGGCCGGGTGCTGGGCCGGTTGCTGACCGCCCTGCACCACGTTCCCGCCGCCGCCGTGACGCTTGCCACCGATCACGACCCGGGCGGCCAGGACTGGCAGGACGCGGCCCTGGCGGACCTGAGCATGGCCGAAGCGGCGGGCCTGCTCCCAGAGGCGGCGCGGTGGCGCGCTGTGGTCCAGGCGCCGCCCCCCCTGGCCGTGCCGCTGGTGCCTCTCCACGGTGACTTTGCTGCCGAGCACGTGCTGCTGGATGCGGCGGGTCTGCCCTGTGGCGTCCTCGACTGGGCCGACGCCGCACTGGGTGACCCGGCACGCGACTGGGCGGGCCTGCTGCACTGGGCCCAGCCCGGGCTGCTGGCAGCGGCTCTGGCGGTCGCGCCCCAGTCCCCGGCCCTGGTGCGCCGGGCCGCGTGGTATGCCACCTGCCGCGCCCTGGGCGACGTGGCGTTCGGGCTGACACACCACAAGCCGGCGTACATCCAGGCCGGACAGCGGGCCTTGAGATGGTTGGCGGGGCGCAGTGCGCGGGAGACGGGCACCCCCACCTTCCTCCCGCCTCTGTAA
- a CDS encoding molybdopterin-dependent oxidoreductase: MNPLPSGQRWLSGPMPRFGLAQYVQRWADPSTVRALGLHGEVHFPLAVAHGQLASLPRVALTAHFHCVTTWSVPDLCWEGWRVQDLWAAFFREAARPSASHVRISGADGYATCLPLEEFLHPSALLADRLAGQPLSQAHGAPLRLVVPRLYGYKNVKHVQTLELLAGPAPVSGMGRLLAHPRGRADLEERSGVGFQPFWRRLYASQLSTFLRQAERFQSPPDPLQGEPHA, translated from the coding sequence ATGAATCCATTGCCATCAGGCCAGCGCTGGCTCAGCGGACCCATGCCGCGGTTCGGGCTGGCCCAGTATGTCCAGCGCTGGGCCGACCCCTCCACCGTCAGGGCCCTGGGGCTGCACGGGGAGGTGCACTTTCCACTCGCCGTGGCGCATGGACAGCTGGCGTCGCTGCCCCGGGTGGCGCTCACGGCACACTTCCACTGCGTGACCACCTGGAGCGTGCCGGACCTGTGCTGGGAGGGGTGGCGGGTGCAGGACCTCTGGGCCGCGTTTTTCCGGGAAGCCGCGCGGCCCTCTGCCAGCCACGTGCGAATCAGCGGCGCCGACGGATACGCCACCTGTTTGCCTCTGGAGGAGTTTCTTCACCCCTCCGCCCTCCTCGCTGACCGGCTGGCGGGCCAGCCCCTCTCCCAGGCGCACGGCGCTCCGCTGCGTCTGGTGGTGCCCCGGCTCTACGGGTACAAGAACGTCAAGCATGTCCAGACCCTCGAACTGCTGGCCGGACCCGCCCCGGTCAGTGGAATGGGCCGTCTCCTGGCCCACCCCCGGGGCCGGGCCGACCTCGAAGAGCGCAGTGGCGTGGGCTTTCAGCCGTTCTGGCGCCGGCTCTACGCTTCCCAACTTTCCACCTTCCTCCGTCAGGCAGAGCGCTTTCAGTCGCCGCCTGACCCTCTGCAAGGAGAACCTCATGCGTGA
- a CDS encoding alpha/beta hydrolase — MSHLPSAFRHLRTIRKRRALPWLTLGYAAVVLVGALFGAEITLRSKTRWVKGVFVPVGRRGNEVYLPAGAETLSRGVVGVVPIRPNRGHAVLGGGKLAGTLVRRAVLQERGVLPNGALAWVSTFVYNGTPAQLGVAYEDTVVSTPVGDMPAWHIPPTGTVPGHADTLVIVVHGHGGQRAQALRMLPALQRTGTGSLFVTFRNAHGAPRAGKGYLTLGDQEAEDVLAALTWARDHGYKRAVLYGFSMGGNIVLSVLRDRHQPFPIPVQGVALDCPVLDWRATILWQGQRFGLPRLLARHVATFTQWVVTKRSGQDFDTVDQLRAAPKFTLPMILWHGTRDRTIPISQADALAAARPDLIEYHRVEGAKHIRCWNIDPEKYDAQLEAFVGRVLAGGTP; from the coding sequence ATGAGCCATCTACCATCTGCTTTCCGCCATCTGCGGACCATCCGCAAACGCCGCGCCCTGCCCTGGCTCACCCTCGGCTACGCCGCCGTCGTCCTCGTCGGGGCCCTGTTCGGCGCGGAAATCACGCTGCGGTCCAAGACCCGCTGGGTCAAGGGCGTGTTTGTGCCGGTAGGACGCCGGGGCAACGAGGTGTACCTGCCTGCCGGGGCCGAAACGCTCTCGCGCGGGGTGGTGGGTGTGGTGCCCATCCGGCCCAACCGGGGGCACGCGGTGCTGGGCGGCGGCAAACTGGCCGGCACCCTGGTGCGCCGCGCGGTGTTGCAGGAACGCGGCGTGCTGCCCAACGGCGCCCTAGCCTGGGTGTCCACCTTCGTGTACAACGGCACGCCCGCGCAACTGGGCGTGGCGTACGAGGACACCGTTGTATCCACCCCGGTGGGCGACATGCCCGCGTGGCACATTCCGCCCACCGGCACGGTGCCCGGACACGCCGATACCCTGGTGATCGTGGTTCACGGCCATGGGGGGCAGCGGGCCCAGGCGCTGCGCATGTTGCCCGCGCTGCAGCGCACGGGCACGGGGTCGCTGTTCGTCACCTTCCGCAATGCGCACGGCGCCCCCCGGGCAGGCAAGGGTTACCTCACTCTGGGCGACCAGGAAGCCGAGGACGTGCTGGCCGCGCTGACCTGGGCCCGGGACCACGGGTACAAGCGGGCCGTGCTGTACGGCTTTTCCATGGGCGGCAACATTGTCCTGAGCGTGCTGCGGGACAGGCACCAGCCGTTTCCCATCCCGGTGCAGGGTGTGGCCCTGGACTGCCCGGTGCTGGACTGGCGGGCCACGATTCTGTGGCAGGGGCAGCGCTTCGGCCTGCCCAGGCTGCTGGCGCGGCATGTGGCCACCTTTACCCAGTGGGTGGTGACGAAGCGCAGCGGGCAGGATTTCGACACGGTGGACCAGCTGCGTGCCGCGCCGAAGTTCACCCTGCCCATGATCCTGTGGCACGGCACCCGCGACCGCACCATTCCCATCTCGCAGGCGGACGCCCTGGCCGCCGCCCGCCCCGACCTGATCGAGTACCACCGCGTTGAAGGTGCCAAGCACATCCGCTGCTGGAACATTGACCCGGAGAAGTACGACGCGCAGCTGGAGGCGTTTGTAGGAAGGGTGCTGGCCGGAGGAACTCCATGA
- a CDS encoding sulfite exporter TauE/SafE family protein: MAACHLRRPQPEAWVLTGLTLAMIGIGLLAGVLGAILGLGGGVVVVPALEFVLPLFGQEISIAQAVAISQIGVLAVGLSGAASYLQQGLVRARTGYLLSPYTIVGGALGSFLGLVLPAQAVATVFAALLLYSAYTLLRGLRRVDAERPPSRLVPPAMTFAGIMSGLLGIGGGTVQVPVLNLLAGVPIRQAIATSTFIMGLTAVGNALVYHAGGLLDLRLAAGVALGVLIGARAGASLQSRIPAARLKLLFSLLLIFTAGQLLWKYWA; the protein is encoded by the coding sequence ATGGCGGCCTGCCACCTGCGCCGCCCCCAGCCAGAGGCGTGGGTGCTGACCGGCCTGACCCTGGCCATGATCGGCATTGGGCTGCTGGCCGGGGTGCTGGGCGCCATTCTGGGCTTAGGGGGCGGAGTGGTGGTGGTGCCGGCTCTGGAATTCGTGCTGCCGCTCTTTGGCCAGGAGATCAGCATTGCCCAGGCAGTGGCGATCAGCCAGATTGGCGTGCTGGCCGTGGGCCTCAGCGGCGCGGCCAGCTACCTGCAGCAGGGACTGGTGCGCGCCCGCACTGGCTATCTGCTCTCGCCCTACACGATTGTGGGCGGGGCCCTGGGGTCGTTCCTGGGGCTGGTGCTGCCGGCGCAGGCGGTGGCCACGGTGTTTGCGGCGCTGCTCCTGTATTCGGCCTACACCCTGCTGCGCGGCCTGCGGCGCGTGGACGCCGAGCGGCCCCCCAGCCGCCTGGTCCCGCCCGCCATGACCTTTGCCGGGATCATGAGCGGCCTGCTGGGCATCGGCGGCGGCACAGTGCAGGTGCCGGTGTTGAACCTGCTGGCCGGGGTGCCCATCCGGCAGGCAATTGCCACCAGCACCTTCATCATGGGCCTGACCGCCGTGGGCAACGCCCTGGTGTACCACGCGGGCGGGTTGCTGGACCTGCGCCTGGCGGCGGGGGTGGCGCTGGGCGTGCTGATTGGCGCGCGGGCCGGGGCCAGCCTGCAAAGCCGCATTCCGGCGGCGCGGCTCAAACTTCTGTTCAGCCTGCTGCTGATCTTCACGGCCGGGCAGTTGCTGTGGAAATACTGGGCCTGA
- a CDS encoding plasmid pRiA4b ORF-3 family protein: MPPTKKARQMQVFKVVSRVKVQGERRFPFRVVGLAPGADLYALARAIVAAFDFDFDHAFGFFDGKNPYRAQVAYELFKDMEMAQGPQRAAPPHVPAPPAPPAEAQLALMLLLETVDRHALMRETAAFLARRLEEELLPHAPERLRAALAGQLRTFADGLLLDEEQDEGSSLPPQIRERLAQPGGLDAVLGQLQVVGPVLSGPGLLGPGLPTGREEHGVKGVPATVPFGRQATWTFLFDYGDDWTFDVTYQGLQDAPPRVRLPRVLDALGTAPQQYPDWDA; encoded by the coding sequence ATGCCACCCACGAAGAAAGCCCGTCAGATGCAGGTCTTTAAGGTCGTCAGCCGCGTGAAGGTGCAGGGCGAGCGGCGCTTTCCCTTCCGGGTGGTGGGGCTGGCGCCGGGAGCAGATCTGTACGCCCTGGCAAGGGCCATCGTGGCGGCCTTTGACTTCGATTTTGACCACGCCTTCGGTTTTTTCGATGGTAAGAACCCCTACCGCGCACAGGTGGCCTATGAACTCTTCAAGGACATGGAGATGGCCCAGGGCCCGCAGAGGGCCGCGCCGCCGCACGTTCCCGCGCCGCCCGCCCCGCCTGCCGAGGCGCAGCTGGCCCTGATGCTGCTGCTGGAGACGGTGGACCGCCACGCCCTGATGCGCGAAACGGCCGCCTTTCTGGCCCGGCGCCTGGAAGAAGAACTGCTGCCCCACGCCCCGGAGCGGCTGCGCGCGGCCCTGGCAGGTCAGCTGCGCACCTTTGCCGATGGGCTGCTGCTGGACGAGGAGCAGGACGAGGGCTCGTCCCTGCCGCCCCAGATCCGGGAGCGGCTGGCGCAGCCGGGCGGGCTGGACGCGGTGCTGGGGCAGCTGCAGGTGGTGGGCCCCGTGCTGAGCGGGCCAGGGCTGCTGGGCCCCGGCCTGCCCACCGGCCGCGAGGAACACGGCGTCAAGGGCGTGCCGGCCACGGTGCCCTTCGGGCGGCAGGCCACCTGGACCTTTCTCTTTGACTACGGCGACGACTGGACCTTCGATGTGACCTACCAGGGGCTGCAGGACGCGCCGCCGCGCGTGCGTCTGCCACGGGTGCTGGACGCCCTGGGCACCGCGCCCCAGCAGTATCCGGACTGGGACGCATGA